Proteins encoded by one window of candidate division WOR-3 bacterium:
- a CDS encoding HD domain-containing protein, which yields MKKVLDFTNFLENSIFKNTFEYFLKKEIDFYIVGGAIRDFLLGKKEIKDLDILISFNPADIINELSRKIEGFPFLLDKERKEWRIVIKNNFTLDIGEIEENIETDLSNRDFTINSIAIKYPEIVLIDKFKGIFDIKKKIVRAIKKENLIKDPLRMLRAFRFMATFKFEIEEDTLNFISENKEKILESARERIMKELYIIFSEGEKIYETILKMKESGLLFVLVPELKNMEGCLQVYKDKSLDVLFHTLNCVYYLERFYKNYKRTFFKKYEKELKEIFEPENRVLLFLSIIFHDIGKPLTRTFEDNRTRFIGHDKVGANIAYRWAKHFRFSEKFSKKLKSMVYFHMYPHLLGKEEEITKRAIFRYLKKTGDLWFFLFVHAYADFRATPPGKNPGYLKNLLKKVYDFKLESEKERPLPLINGYDLINLGLTPGPIFRRILNEVEELRAEGVLKTKEEALIYIRKNYLGEKEIT from the coding sequence TTGAAAAAAGTTTTAGATTTTACTAATTTTTTAGAAAATTCAATTTTTAAAAATACCTTTGAATATTTTTTAAAAAAAGAAATAGACTTTTATATAGTCGGTGGAGCCATAAGAGATTTCCTTTTAGGTAAAAAGGAAATTAAAGATCTTGATATACTGATTTCATTCAATCCTGCTGATATTATAAACGAGCTTTCAAGAAAAATTGAAGGTTTTCCTTTTTTACTTGATAAAGAAAGAAAGGAATGGAGAATTGTAATTAAAAATAACTTTACCCTTGATATAGGTGAAATTGAAGAAAATATTGAAACTGACCTATCAAACAGGGATTTTACAATAAATTCTATAGCGATTAAATACCCAGAGATAGTTTTAATAGATAAATTCAAAGGTATTTTTGATATAAAAAAGAAAATAGTAAGAGCCATTAAAAAAGAAAATTTAATAAAAGACCCATTAAGAATGCTAAGAGCTTTCAGGTTTATGGCAACGTTTAAATTTGAAATAGAGGAAGATACTTTAAACTTTATAAGTGAAAACAAAGAAAAAATTCTTGAATCAGCAAGAGAAAGAATAATGAAAGAACTTTATATAATTTTTTCTGAGGGTGAGAAAATTTACGAAACTATTTTAAAAATGAAGGAATCCGGTTTACTTTTTGTTTTAGTGCCGGAACTAAAAAATATGGAAGGCTGTTTACAGGTTTATAAAGATAAATCTCTTGATGTGCTTTTTCATACATTAAACTGTGTTTATTATCTTGAAAGATTTTATAAAAATTATAAGAGAACTTTCTTTAAAAAATATGAAAAAGAGTTAAAGGAAATTTTTGAACCTGAAAACAGGGTTTTACTTTTTCTTTCTATAATTTTTCATGATATAGGAAAACCTTTAACAAGAACCTTTGAAGATAATAGAACAAGATTCATAGGTCATGATAAAGTTGGAGCAAATATTGCTTACAGATGGGCTAAACATTTTAGATTTTCTGAAAAATTTTCTAAAAAATTAAAAAGTATGGTTTATTTTCATATGTATCCCCATTTACTGGGAAAGGAAGAAGAAATAACGAAAAGGGCAATTTTCAGATATTTAAAAAAGACAGGGGATTTATGGTTTTTTCTTTTTGTTCACGCTTATGCTGATTTTAGAGCAACCCCACCAGGAAAAAATCCAGGATATTTAAAAAATTTATTGAAGAAAGTTTATGATTTTAAATTAGAGAGTGAAAAAGAAAGACCTTTACCCCTTATTAATGGTTACGATTTAATAAATCTTGGACTTACGCCTGGTCCAATTTTTAGAAGGATATTAAATGAAGTTGAAGAATTAAGGGCAGAAGGAGTTTTAAAAACAAAAGAAGAAGCACTTATTTATATTAGAAAAAACTATCTTGGAGAAAAAGAAATTACCTAA
- a CDS encoding enoyl-CoA hydratase-related protein, which translates to MEYKFLKIEDKVKYVVVFLSRPPVNALSPELLSELEDAVLKISKDKNKRAIIIAGEGKSFCAGADIKVMKDFNSIEAREFAKRGQKVLQNIENSELPIIAAIHGYALGGGCELALACDLRVVTKSAQIGQPEVKLGLIPGFAGTQRLSRLIGIGRAKWMIYSGEPISGEKAYEWGFAEVLAEEGKHLEEAENLVKKILEMGPSAIRFVKTVINRGIDSTFTTATSYEAESFGLVFSTGEPKEGIEAFLEKRKAKWQEEG; encoded by the coding sequence ATGGAATACAAATTTTTGAAAATTGAGGATAAAGTTAAATATGTAGTAGTATTTCTTTCAAGACCTCCTGTTAATGCTTTATCACCTGAACTTCTCTCTGAACTTGAGGATGCTGTTTTAAAAATTTCAAAGGATAAAAATAAAAGGGCAATAATTATAGCAGGTGAGGGAAAATCCTTCTGTGCAGGTGCTGATATAAAAGTTATGAAGGATTTTAATTCAATTGAAGCAAGAGAATTTGCAAAAAGAGGACAGAAAGTTTTGCAAAATATTGAAAATTCAGAATTGCCAATTATTGCAGCAATACATGGTTATGCTCTTGGAGGAGGTTGTGAGCTTGCTCTTGCCTGTGATTTGAGAGTTGTTACAAAATCAGCTCAGATAGGGCAACCAGAAGTAAAACTGGGTCTTATTCCAGGTTTTGCAGGTACCCAGAGGTTATCGCGTTTAATAGGTATTGGAAGAGCAAAATGGATGATTTATTCAGGAGAACCAATTTCAGGTGAAAAGGCTTATGAATGGGGGTTTGCTGAAGTTCTCGCAGAGGAAGGGAAACATCTTGAGGAAGCTGAAAACCTTGTTAAAAAAATTCTTGAAATGGGTCCTTCTGCAATAAGATTTGTAAAAACAGTTATAAACAGGGGAATTGATTCAACCTTTACCACTGCTACAAGTTATGAAGCAGAAAGTTTTGGTCTTGTTTTTTCAACAGGAGAACCAAAGGAAGGTATAGAAGCATTTCTTGAAAAGAGGAAAGCAAAATGGCAAGAAGAAGGTTAA
- a CDS encoding transglutaminase-like domain-containing protein, which yields MARRRLILITVLGIIFLVLLFYYIKPGTAPHIIKEEEIEKIPTEEVLFGEKVEELWMGVYVGDKKVGYAYTKLNRKDKKREIYQKMYLKVIQLGQVQELFATTIVNADENYVPRDFDFILESLQQKMKVKGVFKGDKLFLKVETPEFKRDLSLEIQGLSQLPLTLEKLIEENKVEKKMEFSYFDPTTFKMEKGYVENLGEVQVDYKGKTVKARQYRIVAGGLNTFVWVDDKGILKEETQPEMVFLRETPEEAMKLEGKPLNILLKFAVKPEGKEIDELKRENYKRVVYRLSNIDLSLLDLEFGTQKILDKGENYAVIEVLKSSVNEVKKIDTTSLSRYLKPSAFIQSDDPLIIDFAKRGAGNFDDLSKVAKSLTLYVYNYLEKSAVVSFPSALDVLKMKKGDCNEHSVLFAAAARALKIPSEIAVGLVFTDGYFYYHAWNAIYLNKWVFVDPTFGQFPADPLHIMLKLGGVEKQADVMAVVGKIKIEVLDIE from the coding sequence ATGGCAAGAAGAAGGTTAATTTTAATTACAGTTTTAGGAATTATTTTTCTTGTTTTACTTTTTTATTATATAAAGCCTGGAACCGCTCCACATATTATAAAAGAAGAAGAAATTGAAAAGATACCAACAGAAGAGGTTTTATTTGGAGAAAAAGTAGAAGAGTTATGGATGGGTGTTTATGTTGGGGATAAAAAGGTAGGCTATGCTTATACAAAACTAAATAGAAAAGATAAAAAAAGAGAAATATACCAGAAAATGTATTTAAAAGTTATTCAACTTGGACAGGTTCAGGAATTGTTTGCCACCACAATTGTTAATGCCGATGAAAATTATGTTCCAAGGGATTTTGACTTTATTCTTGAATCACTGCAACAGAAGATGAAGGTAAAGGGGGTCTTTAAAGGTGATAAGCTATTTCTAAAAGTTGAAACTCCTGAATTTAAAAGAGATTTATCCTTAGAAATTCAGGGTCTTTCCCAGCTTCCCCTTACCCTTGAAAAACTTATTGAGGAAAATAAAGTAGAAAAGAAAATGGAGTTCAGTTATTTTGACCCGACAACTTTTAAAATGGAAAAGGGTTATGTGGAAAATCTTGGTGAAGTTCAGGTTGATTATAAGGGTAAAACTGTTAAAGCAAGACAGTATAGGATAGTGGCAGGAGGTTTAAATACTTTTGTATGGGTTGATGATAAGGGAATTTTAAAGGAAGAAACCCAGCCTGAAATGGTTTTTTTAAGAGAAACTCCTGAAGAAGCAATGAAGTTAGAGGGTAAACCTTTAAATATTTTATTAAAATTTGCGGTTAAACCTGAAGGAAAAGAAATTGATGAATTAAAAAGGGAAAATTACAAAAGGGTAGTTTATCGTCTTTCTAACATTGATTTATCACTTCTTGATCTTGAATTTGGAACTCAAAAAATTTTAGATAAGGGAGAGAATTATGCTGTTATAGAGGTTTTAAAATCAAGTGTTAATGAGGTAAAAAAAATTGATACAACAAGTCTATCAAGATATTTAAAACCTTCTGCATTTATACAATCAGATGACCCCCTTATTATAGATTTTGCAAAAAGGGGTGCAGGAAATTTTGATGATTTATCAAAAGTTGCAAAAAGTTTAACACTTTATGTTTACAATTACCTTGAAAAATCTGCTGTTGTTTCCTTTCCCTCAGCCCTTGATGTTTTAAAGATGAAAAAAGGTGATTGTAATGAGCATTCAGTTCTTTTTGCTGCAGCAGCGAGAGCTTTAAAAATTCCCTCTGAAATTGCTGTAGGTCTTGTTTTTACTGATGGTTATTTTTATTATCATGCCTGGAATGCTATTTATCTTAACAAATGGGTTTTTGTTGATCCTACATTCGGTCAATTTCCTGCTGATCCGCTTCATATTATGCTTAAACTTGGGGGGGTTGAAAAACAGGCTGATGTTATGGCAGTTGTGGGAAAAATAAAGATAGAGGTTCTTGATATTGAATAG